A window of Tautonia plasticadhaerens contains these coding sequences:
- a CDS encoding SpoVG family protein, whose protein sequence is MEITEVRIKLMEDNSGSNERLQAFCSITFDDMFVIRDLKIIEGAKGFFVAMPSRKLTDRCHHCGTKNHLRSRFCNQCGARLDENRALRDADGRAKLHADIAHPINSACREKIQASVLANYAEELERSKMPGYTCRYDDFDEDFDTVPANPYEASSPAGASAQGPPLRRGPLRSHTQHARGGQSVLRGPHVAPRSEGRPQNAPADRDAEFGSGL, encoded by the coding sequence GTGGAAATCACCGAAGTGCGCATCAAGCTCATGGAGGACAACTCCGGCAGCAACGAGCGGCTTCAGGCCTTCTGCAGCATCACGTTCGACGACATGTTCGTCATCCGTGACCTGAAGATCATCGAGGGGGCCAAGGGCTTCTTCGTGGCCATGCCGTCCCGCAAGCTGACGGACCGCTGCCACCACTGCGGCACCAAGAACCACCTGCGCTCCCGGTTCTGCAACCAGTGCGGCGCCCGACTGGACGAGAACCGGGCGCTCCGCGACGCCGACGGCCGCGCCAAGCTGCACGCCGACATCGCCCACCCGATCAACTCGGCCTGCCGGGAGAAGATCCAGGCCTCCGTGCTCGCCAACTATGCCGAGGAGCTGGAGCGCTCGAAGATGCCGGGCTACACCTGCCGGTACGACGACTTCGACGAGGACTTCGACACGGTCCCGGCCAACCCCTACGAGGCCTCGAGCCCGGCCGGGGCCTCGGCCCAGGGCCCGCCGCTGCGTCGGGGCCCGCTGAGGAGCCACACCCAGCACGCCCGGGGCGGGCAGTCGGTCCTCCGTGGCCCGCACGTCGCCCCCCGGTCCGAGGGCCGTCCCCAGAACGCCCCGGCCGATCGCGACGCCGAGTTCGGCTCCGGCCTCTGA
- the ispE gene encoding 4-(cytidine 5'-diphospho)-2-C-methyl-D-erythritol kinase, translated as MVIRPIAGGVQVLAPAKLNLFLEVLGRRPDGYHELETLMVAIDLHDRLSFLADDSGRIALECDDPGLPTGPGNLVVKAAERLRLEAGPDRSPTLGARIRLEKSIPSQAGLGGGSSDAAATLVALDRLWGLDTPPGRLRELAGLIGSDVSFFLDAPAAVCRGRGERVEPLDSHPESSPPEFHAVLVCPSVGVRTPDVYAGLTPPDRPVPIGPAVDAFLSGDPARLGRCLHNRLQPVAERIQPALGRVRSALIDLTPSLDGHLMSGSGSAYFGLARDRQAASDAASRLGDLGIGTIRVVRCAVPEPDTHPA; from the coding sequence ATGGTCATCCGTCCGATCGCCGGAGGCGTGCAGGTCCTCGCGCCGGCGAAGCTGAATCTCTTCCTGGAGGTCCTGGGCAGGCGCCCGGACGGCTACCACGAACTTGAGACGTTGATGGTCGCCATCGATCTCCACGACCGGCTCTCCTTCCTCGCCGACGACTCGGGTCGGATCGCGCTGGAGTGCGACGACCCGGGGCTGCCGACGGGCCCGGGGAACCTCGTGGTGAAGGCGGCCGAGCGGCTCAGGCTGGAGGCCGGTCCGGATCGCTCCCCGACGCTCGGCGCCCGGATCCGGCTGGAGAAGTCGATCCCGTCGCAGGCGGGCCTGGGGGGCGGGTCGAGCGACGCGGCGGCGACGCTGGTCGCCCTGGATCGCCTCTGGGGGCTGGACACCCCGCCCGGCCGGCTCCGGGAGCTGGCCGGCCTGATCGGCAGCGACGTGAGTTTCTTCCTCGACGCCCCGGCGGCCGTCTGCCGGGGCCGGGGCGAACGCGTGGAGCCCCTGGACTCTCATCCGGAATCATCCCCGCCCGAATTCCACGCGGTCCTCGTCTGCCCGAGCGTGGGGGTCCGCACGCCGGACGTCTACGCCGGGCTGACCCCGCCGGATCGGCCCGTGCCGATCGGGCCGGCCGTCGACGCGTTCCTCAGCGGCGACCCGGCCCGGTTGGGGCGATGCCTCCACAACCGGCTCCAACCCGTGGCCGAGCGGATCCAACCGGCGCTGGGCCGGGTCCGATCGGCCCTGATCGACCTGACTCCGTCACTTGACGGACACCTGATGAGCGGCAGCGGCTCGGCCTACTTCGGCCTCGCACGCGACCGCCAGGCGGCGTCCGACGCCGCCAGCCGGCTCGGCGACCTCGGGATCGGGACGATCCGGGTCGTCCGATGTGCGGTCCCTGAGCCAGATACCCACCCCGCGTAA
- a CDS encoding tetratricopeptide repeat protein, with amino-acid sequence MTQHRRNGDGTPIPGGEPDRPGSRQAKIGLSQIPGSSDYELVHPRCVLQRRADYEEGMELWKAGDPEGARDALRFALEGCGDNLWIHVALGKIALEADKDYNLARGHFGYAFELVERALPKSVEVRLPRKLPGNKPFFEAAEGLASCYEGMSRRQEADRVRRQADRLAGPGK; translated from the coding sequence ATGACTCAGCACCGACGCAACGGAGACGGGACGCCGATCCCCGGCGGCGAGCCCGATCGGCCCGGCAGCCGCCAGGCGAAGATCGGCCTGAGCCAGATCCCCGGCTCCTCGGATTACGAGCTGGTTCACCCCCGATGCGTCCTCCAGCGTCGGGCCGACTACGAGGAGGGGATGGAACTCTGGAAGGCCGGGGACCCCGAAGGGGCCCGGGATGCCCTGCGATTCGCCCTGGAAGGGTGCGGCGACAACCTCTGGATCCACGTCGCCCTCGGGAAAATCGCCTTGGAGGCGGACAAGGATTACAACCTCGCTCGGGGGCACTTCGGCTACGCCTTCGAGCTGGTCGAGCGCGCCCTTCCCAAATCGGTCGAGGTCAGGTTGCCGAGGAAGCTGCCCGGCAACAAGCCCTTTTTCGAGGCGGCCGAAGGGCTTGCGTCGTGCTACGAGGGGATGAGCCGGCGGCAGGAGGCGGACCGGGTCCGACGCCAGGCCGATCGCCTCGCAGGCCCGGGGAAGTGA